In Brachypodium distachyon strain Bd21 chromosome 2, Brachypodium_distachyon_v3.0, whole genome shotgun sequence, one genomic interval encodes:
- the LOC100843453 gene encoding UPF0481 protein At3g47200, translating to MWVVDMEKKISDAQRSSKASKWAKHSIFLVPPRFKPMMVDGRRDSTVFKPQTVALGPFHHDDEELKPMEEHKLRAVGYLLGRAGKTLDALVAAVEELREELEDAYMDLGGEWRGENNRGKFLGMMIADGCFLLEVMRAADANPRRSSILNVKYEHGDPVFSWHSIQHIKPFVERDMLMVENQLPLTLLQRIVAVEGETSPHPTWINSMVLKFLLGKEAPHVTGGGLGYHPLDIYRKSQLKAFHQTPLVAAASGVVESPSPVAAAPRTQRGPITAEADKNTIHPRRTHLTGLFTNPPKERVTMPRSALKLSERGIRFVGGKTGFLDDIRFLGGSKGGTLEMPRVVLDDDTAYRFHNMMGLEAMHAGTTGNDVTAYAMLVKDLIDSADDVRLLARKGILENHLADNDDGVIRIFNGLTRDVTKYGNRVWDDLETHHVSNPARVLFYEWLAKYSWDIAVASAPFLLMAEMVQTVCAVLSYYPNKGK from the exons ATGTGGGTGGTAgacatggagaagaagatctcgGACGCTCAGAGGTCATCGAAGGCGTCGAAATGGGCGAAGCACTCCATCTTCCTGGTGCCGCCGCGCTTCAAGCCGATGATGGTGGACGGCCGCCGCGATAGCACCGTGTTCAAGCCGCAGACGGTGGCTCTGGGCCCGTTCCACCATGACGACGAAGAGCTGAAGCCCATGGAGGAGCACAAGCTGAGGGCCGTCGGCTACCTCCTGGGACGCGCGGGCAAGACGCTGGACGCGCTCGTCGCGGCCGTGGAGGAGCTGCGCGAGGAGCTGGAGGACGCGTACATGGACCTCGGCGGCGAGTGGCGCGGCGAGAACAACAGGGGGAAGTTCTTGGGGATGATGATCGCGGACGGCTGCTTCCTGCTGGAGGTGATGAGGGCGGCCGATGCCAACCCGAGGCGTTCTTCCATCCTTAACGTGAAGTACGAGCACGGCGACCCCGTCTTCAGCTGGCACAGCATCCAGCACATCAAGCCGTTCGTCGAACGCGACATGCTCATGGTCGAGAACCAGCTGCCTCTGACGTTGCTCCAGAGgatcgtcgccgtggaggggGAGACATCTCCG caCCCGACTTGGATCAATTCCATGGTGCTCAAGTTCCTGCTGGGGAAAGAAGCCCCGCacgtcaccggcggcggcctgggaTACCACCCGCTGGATATCTACAGAAAGAGCCAGCTCAAGGCTTTCCACCAAACGcctcttgttgctgctgcttcagGCGTGGTGGAGTCCCCGTCGCCTGTGGCCGCGGCTCCTCGGACGCAAAGAGGCCCAATTACGGCGGAGGCGGACAAGAACACAATCCATCCTCGGCGCACCCATTTGACGGGCCTGTTCACGAATCCTCCCAAGGAGCGGGTCACCATGCCCCGCTCCGCGTTGAAGCTGTCGGAACGCGGCATCCGGTTCGTGGGCGGCAAGACGGGCTTCCTCGATGACATCCGCTTCTTGGGTGGCAGCAAGGGCGGCACGCTGGAGATGCCCAGGGTGGTGCTGGACGACGACACCGCCTACAGGTTCCACAACATGATGGGGTTGGAAGCGATGCACGCCGGCACCACCGGCAACGACGTGACGGCGTACGCAATGTTGGTCAAGGACCTCATCGACTCTGCCGACGACGTGCGCCTGCTGGCGAGGAAGGGGATCCTCGAGAACCACCTCGCTGACAACGACGACGGCGTGATCAGGATCTTCAACGGCCTCACCAGGGACGTGACCAAGTACGGGAACCGCGTGTGGGACGACCTGGAAACTCATCATGTCAGCAATCCGGCGCGCGTATTGTTTTACGAGTGGTTGGCCAAGTACTCATGGGACATCGCGGTCGCCTCCGCCCCTTTCCTCCTCATGGCAGAAATGGTGCAGACCGTGTGTGCAGTCCTATCGTATTATCCTAACAAGGGTAAATGA